From the genome of Alphaproteobacteria bacterium, one region includes:
- a CDS encoding hydantoinase B/oxoprolinase family protein: MSRTVDPVTVSVIQGALENIAVEMGWKLMRMAYSSIIRESEDFGAGLVDADGRGLAESAQSTPLQSGPIPGYIRGMKRIMAARGETLAPGDVIMHNDAYAGASHGPDVAFIVPVFHDGRIIGYSANTAHHLDIGALSPGSCGIVDAMDAYAEGLQFKAIKIVDRGQPNRMVWHILRDNVRVSDLVVGDMEAQIAAARIGAERMTELVGKYGLETFQAACDAMMDHAERLMRQAIAALPDGEYRGESAIDGFLDDPARRELPLVATVRVKGDQMEVDLTGTAPQVDDRPINMPFEGTVDIAVWLTVRSVLLDTAEHGHIPVNDGLVRPITIIAPAGCLANPIFPAPTIARFCPGNALADTVMKALSLAKPGQVSAGIGNLKVIAFSGVHQSKPWVHMEIFEGSYGGRDGMDGMDAVDTLFANTRNNPIEDIESHLPLRVRRYELREDVAGAGQYRGGLGAVREFEYLSDGGASVEGEGHRYRPWGFAGGGLGQPAKLELVHNGGAIEELPSKVPHRRIRAGTLFRCVGPAGGGYGPPSRRAPEAVVADVADGLISAETARRDFGVVLTPEGKLDAAATSALRQGA, from the coding sequence ATGAGCCGAACCGTGGATCCCGTCACCGTCAGCGTCATCCAAGGCGCGTTGGAGAATATCGCGGTGGAGATGGGCTGGAAGCTGATGCGCATGGCCTATTCCTCCATCATCCGCGAGTCCGAGGATTTCGGCGCTGGCCTGGTGGATGCGGACGGCCGGGGGCTTGCCGAGTCGGCCCAGTCCACGCCGCTGCAATCCGGGCCGATCCCCGGCTATATCCGCGGCATGAAACGGATCATGGCGGCGCGCGGCGAGACGCTGGCCCCCGGCGACGTCATCATGCACAACGATGCCTATGCCGGCGCGAGCCACGGCCCGGACGTCGCCTTCATCGTGCCGGTCTTCCATGACGGCCGGATCATCGGCTATTCCGCCAACACCGCGCACCACCTGGATATCGGCGCGCTTTCGCCGGGGTCCTGCGGCATTGTCGATGCGATGGACGCCTATGCCGAGGGCTTGCAGTTCAAGGCGATCAAGATCGTCGACCGCGGCCAGCCGAACCGCATGGTCTGGCACATCCTGCGCGACAATGTCCGCGTCTCGGACCTGGTCGTGGGCGACATGGAGGCCCAGATCGCCGCCGCCCGCATCGGTGCGGAGCGCATGACCGAACTGGTCGGGAAATACGGCCTCGAAACCTTCCAGGCGGCCTGCGACGCCATGATGGACCATGCCGAGCGGCTGATGCGCCAGGCGATCGCCGCGCTCCCCGACGGCGAATACCGGGGCGAGAGCGCCATTGACGGGTTTCTGGACGACCCGGCCCGCCGCGAACTGCCGCTGGTGGCGACGGTTCGGGTCAAGGGCGACCAAATGGAGGTGGACCTGACCGGCACCGCACCCCAGGTGGACGACCGCCCGATCAACATGCCGTTCGAGGGCACGGTGGATATCGCGGTCTGGCTGACCGTGCGCTCGGTTCTGCTCGATACGGCCGAGCACGGCCATATTCCGGTGAATGACGGCCTGGTGCGTCCGATCACCATCATCGCGCCGGCAGGCTGCCTCGCGAACCCGATTTTCCCGGCCCCGACCATCGCCCGCTTCTGCCCCGGCAATGCGCTGGCGGACACGGTGATGAAGGCGCTGTCGCTCGCCAAGCCCGGCCAGGTCTCGGCCGGCATCGGCAATCTGAAGGTGATCGCCTTCTCGGGCGTGCATCAGAGCAAGCCCTGGGTGCACATGGAAATTTTCGAGGGCTCCTATGGCGGCCGCGACGGCATGGATGGCATGGACGCCGTCGACACGCTGTTCGCCAACACGCGCAACAACCCGATCGAGGACATCGAAAGCCACCTGCCGCTCCGCGTCCGTCGCTACGAACTGCGCGAGGACGTGGCCGGCGCCGGCCAGTACCGGGGCGGCCTGGGCGCGGTGAGGGAGTTCGAATACCTGTCGGACGGCGGCGCGTCCGTGGAGGGCGAGGGCCACCGTTACCGTCCCTGGGGCTTCGCGGGCGGCGGCCTCGGCCAGCCGGCGAAGCTCGAACTGGTGCACAATGGCGGCGCCATCGAGGAACTGCCGTCCAAGGTGCCGCACCGGCGGATCAGGGCCGGAACCCTGTTCCGGTGCGTCGGCCCAGCCGGCGGCGGCTATGGCCCGCCCTCCCGCCGCGCGCCGGAAGCCGTGGTTGCCGACGTTGCGGACGGGCTGATCTCGGCCGAAACCGCGCGGCGGGATTTCGGCGTCGTGCTGACGCCGGAGGGCAAGCTCGATGCGGCGGCGACGAGTGCCCTGCGACAGGGTGCCTGA